One Mytilus trossulus isolate FHL-02 chromosome 5, PNRI_Mtr1.1.1.hap1, whole genome shotgun sequence DNA segment encodes these proteins:
- the LOC134718300 gene encoding uncharacterized protein LOC134718300, giving the protein MYKCQIKSSLIYMASTRQYALVLFDLHGETSIVQTQKLVPTSLVKEASRLHLQTSRNKYFVEVLELSDDDISLKSSQSKWSKSHRAIAIERRTGQDGFLDVWPEDEENLHSSPNKRKVTTSSRRPLSASQQLNAKKKSSKQPLTTRKQATNRASVKPRKPKKSMQTSSSDSNSNRFPYASEGSNGRHLTILHEGSGDNTEKDLDKTLTSPKEVSTKGNRQLYPMSPQKTIVNEKATKQHQDDTNATNKDTGLIEILYDHDDITTTTTQDIPIASIDDSLDILLATTTQDNNMNNIATPDKTQQKLDKIISLLQKNPEPRPSFDFVSALLQEANPDDIVIIQPSEAEEQNQPTITQFYPPCPPVNDQQPPTVLDELAFNIDTPDIPDDQPSVNNLTSTIPTSQSAHKTLKPCFTGNILELSSASDLLTMTSNQHTELRVGMTAMWEVQADSCSAGNFAWRLAKKLYTADQLNGKNYRGKKGKPALSPRRKHAIEHAIIDCYGPNPENLTQGMIAINTGIRNMGRKTTKSAA; this is encoded by the exons ATATGGCAAGCACAAGACAGTATGCTTTGGTTCTGTTTGATTTGCATGGTGAAACTTCTATCGTCCAGACCCAGAAACTTGTACCAACTTCTTTGGTCAAAGAAGCTTCTAGACTCCATCTACAAACATCAAGGAACAAGTATTTTGTGGAAGTTTTAGAGCTCTCAG atgATGACATCAGTTTAAAATCTTCACAGAGCAAATGGTCAAAATCTCATCGAGCCATTGCCATTGAGAGAAGGACAGGCCAAGATGGGTTCCTAGATGTCTGGCCTGAAGATGAAGAG AATTTGCATAGTTCGCCAAACAAGCGTAAAGTTACAACATCTTCAAGAAGACCACTCTCTGCTAGTCAGCAACTGAACGCCaagaaaaaatcttcaaaacaaCCATTGACCACAAGAAAGCAAGCAACCAACAGAGCTTCAGtgaaaccaagaaaaccaaagAAGTCAATGCAAACCTCATCTTCTGATAGTAACAGTAACAGATTTCCATATGCATCAGAG GGCTCCAATGGACGGCATCTTACAATTCTTCATGAGGGGTCCGGAGACAACACTGAAA AGGATTTAGACAAAACTCTGACTAGCCCCAAAGAAGTATCCACCAAAGGCAATAGACAACTGTATCCAATGTCTCCACAAAAAACAATAGTCAATGAGAAAGCAACAAAACAACACCAAGACGACACCAATgcaacaaataaagatacaggtttgatagaaattttatatgatcatgatgatataaCAACAACTACAACACAAGACATCCCAATTGCCAGTATTGATGACTCTCTAGACATTTTACTTGCTACAACAACACAAGACAACAACATGAACAACATTGCTACACCAgataaaacacagcaaaaattGGACAAGATCATTAGCCTATTGCAAAAGAATCCAGAACCAAGAccttcatttgattttgtatcTGCATTATTACAAGAGGCAAATCCAGATGACATTGTCATTATTCAACCATCAGAAGCTGAAGAGCAAAACCAGCCTACCATAACACAGTTTTATCCACCATGTCCACCTGTAAATGATCAACAACCACCAACAGTTCTTGATGAACTAGCTTTCAATATAGATACACCAGATATACCAGATGACCAGCCATCAGTTAACAACTTAACCTCTACCATACCCACATCCCAGTCAGCTCACAAAACATTGAAACCGTGTTTTACAGGCAACATTCTTGAATTATCATCGGCATCTGACTTGTTAACAATGACCAGCAACCAACATACAGAATTAAGAGTAGGGATGACTGCCATGTGGGAAGTTCAAGCAGACAGTTGTAGTGCTGGTAATTTCGCTTGGAGGCTAGCCAAGAAGCTATACACAGCTGACCAGTTAAATGGGAAAAATTACAGAGGCAAAAAGGGAAAGCCAGCTTTGTCACCAAGAAGAAAACATGCTATTGAGCATGCCATAATTGACTGTTATGGGCCCAATCCAGAAAATCTGACACAAGGAATGATAGCCATCAACACCGGTATAAGGAACATGGgaagaaaaacaacaaagtCAGCAGCTTAA